In a genomic window of Virgibacillus sp. SK37:
- a CDS encoding CotY/CotZ family spore coat protein, translating into MGCGKEFSTGNCVCDILKDIVEAQQDVVENCCITSCERSISDLLGESDNGNGLDTVPVILYCKDGCKPFKGFGADPDDIGDMMASFFFRVKRVDDDCCAVLELLRDPHDNNPNPCDPVEQDTKPLRATGICITVDLNCFCHVTCLPAVSAF; encoded by the coding sequence ATGGGTTGTGGAAAAGAATTCTCAACAGGAAACTGTGTATGTGATATCCTAAAGGATATTGTAGAAGCGCAACAGGATGTAGTAGAAAATTGCTGTATAACGAGCTGCGAAAGGTCTATTAGTGATTTATTAGGGGAATCAGATAATGGGAATGGGTTAGATACAGTACCTGTTATTTTATACTGTAAAGATGGGTGTAAACCATTCAAAGGATTTGGTGCTGATCCAGACGATATCGGGGATATGATGGCAAGCTTCTTCTTCCGTGTTAAAAGAGTAGATGATGATTGCTGTGCGGTACTTGAATTACTAAGAGATCCACATGATAATAATCCGAATCCATGTGATCCTGTAGAACAGGATACAAAGCCTCTACGTGCAACTGGTATTTGCATTACAGTAGATTTGAATTGCTTCTGCCATGTCACTTGCCTGCCAGCAGTTAGCGCATTTTAA
- a CDS encoding DUF421 domain-containing protein: MQEYFSMFYETLFGFFALFILAKILGKTQISQLTPFDFISALILGELVGNALFDDEAGIPEIAFVIALWGILLYITEVTTQKFKRTRYLLEGNPEIIIYQGKLIRDTMKKNNLDVNQLQNMLRSKDTFSIREVEYALLETDGTVSVLKKPAYQIPTKHDMNVSQPEVHLSITLINDGEIIYDNLKEHNLSEKWLMEEIKKQGYEKTEDIFYAEYMKGKDLLVLPFINREHVKFD, from the coding sequence ATGCAGGAATATTTTTCCATGTTTTATGAAACTTTATTCGGTTTTTTTGCCTTGTTCATTTTAGCTAAAATATTAGGAAAAACCCAAATCTCACAGCTTACTCCATTCGACTTTATCTCCGCATTAATCCTTGGAGAGCTTGTAGGTAATGCACTTTTTGATGATGAAGCTGGAATTCCGGAAATAGCATTTGTAATTGCTCTTTGGGGCATTCTCTTATATATAACCGAAGTAACAACTCAAAAATTCAAGCGTACACGCTATTTACTTGAAGGGAATCCGGAAATCATTATCTATCAGGGCAAATTAATTCGGGATACAATGAAGAAGAATAATTTGGATGTTAATCAACTCCAAAACATGCTGCGTTCCAAGGATACATTTTCGATTCGGGAAGTGGAGTATGCATTATTGGAAACGGATGGGACAGTATCTGTCTTAAAGAAACCGGCTTACCAAATACCTACCAAGCATGATATGAATGTTTCTCAACCGGAAGTACATTTGTCCATTACTCTAATTAATGATGGAGAGATCATTTATGATAACTTAAAAGAGCATAACCTCTCTGAAAAATGGCTCATGGAAGAAATCAAAAAGCAAGGGTACGAGAAAACGGAGGATATTTTCTATGCAGAGTATATGAAAGGCAAGGATTTACTTGTCCTCCCTTTCATTAACAGAGAACACGTTAAATTTGATTAG
- a CDS encoding GNAT family N-acetyltransferase, translating into MKIKKVENQQELEQAYNVRMVVFVDEQQVSPEEEMDENDAHSIHFVGYEGAEPIAASRLRFVDTYGKLERICILKEHRGKSFGRQMIEAMEREIAAQGYQKAKLNGQIQAENFYKKLGYQTVSDVFMDAGIPHVTMVKEL; encoded by the coding sequence GTGAAAATAAAAAAAGTAGAAAATCAACAAGAGTTAGAGCAAGCATATAATGTTCGCATGGTTGTATTTGTGGATGAGCAACAAGTTTCTCCTGAAGAGGAAATGGATGAAAATGATGCACATTCCATTCATTTTGTAGGCTACGAAGGGGCTGAGCCAATTGCTGCCAGTCGCCTTCGTTTTGTTGATACATATGGGAAATTAGAACGGATCTGTATCTTGAAAGAACATCGAGGGAAATCCTTTGGCCGGCAAATGATCGAAGCAATGGAAAGAGAAATTGCAGCCCAAGGCTATCAGAAAGCAAAACTTAATGGGCAAATACAAGCAGAGAATTTTTACAAAAAATTAGGATATCAAACCGTATCCGATGTATTCATGGATGCAGGGATTCCACATGTAACCATGGTAAAGGAATTATAA
- a CDS encoding YjcG family protein produces the protein MKYGIVIFPSKTIQDEANSYRKRYDPHYALIPPHITLKEAFTADEKTLDELVVELKKIANESDPFTININKVSTFSPVTNTIYLKVEPKQELIDLYDKMHEGKFPKNQEYAFVPHITIAQKLLDDEYSDVFGSLNMKKFEMEDTIDRFQLMYQLDNGSWTVYESFVFGKESL, from the coding sequence ATGAAATATGGTATCGTTATTTTTCCGTCTAAAACCATTCAAGATGAAGCAAATTCTTACAGGAAGCGTTATGACCCACATTATGCTTTAATTCCACCACACATTACTTTAAAAGAAGCCTTTACAGCTGATGAAAAGACATTAGATGAATTAGTTGTGGAATTAAAGAAAATCGCGAATGAGTCAGATCCTTTTACTATTAATATTAATAAGGTAAGCACATTTTCACCAGTAACGAACACCATCTACCTAAAAGTAGAACCAAAACAGGAATTAATTGATTTATACGATAAAATGCATGAAGGAAAATTCCCAAAAAATCAAGAATATGCCTTTGTTCCACATATTACAATTGCACAAAAACTTCTTGATGACGAATATTCAGATGTATTTGGCAGTTTAAATATGAAGAAATTTGAAATGGAAGACACCATCGATCGTTTTCAATTAATGTATCAATTGGATAATGGTTCTTGGACTGTATATGAATCATTTGTGTTTGGAAAGGAAAGCCTGTGA
- a CDS encoding esterase family protein: protein MGRKGKMIEETIDSKYLNETMTLKMYQPETFSPLYKYNICIMQDGNDYFQMGRIATLSDRLHEAEEITNTVFVGIHYKDKFDRREKYHPSGKQNQAYTKFLVNEVVPLLDDILPTYHMGQSRALMGDSLAGTLAFMTALKYPNTFGKVIMQSPYVDETVLDALEYAKDIHGIDIYHTIGTDETDVDTTDGKQMDFVKPNRELNEALKEKGLTYTYYELEDGQHTWKYWQKDMKRLLTTMFDG from the coding sequence ATGGGCAGAAAAGGAAAAATGATTGAAGAAACCATTGACAGCAAGTATTTAAATGAAACAATGACATTAAAAATGTATCAGCCGGAAACATTCTCTCCATTGTATAAGTACAATATTTGCATCATGCAAGATGGAAATGATTACTTTCAAATGGGGAGGATAGCCACACTTAGTGACAGACTTCATGAGGCGGAGGAAATCACCAACACTGTCTTTGTAGGCATTCATTATAAGGATAAATTTGATCGCAGGGAGAAATATCATCCAAGTGGAAAACAAAATCAGGCTTACACCAAATTTCTTGTAAATGAGGTGGTGCCACTGTTGGATGACATTCTTCCAACCTATCACATGGGGCAGTCAAGAGCATTAATGGGAGATTCTCTTGCTGGTACACTTGCCTTTATGACGGCTTTAAAATACCCGAACACATTTGGAAAAGTAATTATGCAATCTCCTTATGTAGATGAAACTGTGTTGGATGCACTGGAATATGCCAAAGACATCCATGGCATCGACATTTACCATACGATTGGCACAGACGAAACAGATGTGGACACGACAGATGGAAAGCAAATGGATTTTGTTAAGCCGAATCGCGAACTAAATGAAGCATTAAAAGAGAAAGGTTTAACGTATACGTATTATGAACTCGAGGACGGTCAACATACGTGGAAATATTGGCAAAAGGATATGAAGCGATTATTAACAACCATGTTTGATGGATAA
- a CDS encoding ABC transporter ATP-binding protein — translation MRNNSFTEPFQYKRIPLEKLSKEKKRKANDAKGTIKRITSYLMREKTKLALVIFMVVLSSGLSLLGPFMIGMAIDDFIVTKQTAGLGILLVWLIVIYLFHSLSIFLQNYWMVGIAQNTVYSLRKDLFYQFHRLPISYFDKRQHGELMSRITNDIDNVNNTLNQSVIQIFSSVLTLVGTIGVMLYLSPILTVVTMSIIPLMFLGMRWITKRTGPLYKLQQKDLGEVNGYVEEIVSGQLIVKAFSQEERVIGEFEERNSNLNRSGFWALTISGFIPKVMNMLNFLSFGLIALVGGILAIKGFITVGVIVIFTEYARQFTRPLNELSNQFNILLSAIAGAERVFQVIDEPQEEADEDSAIELNTTNGHIVFDHVSFGYEEDAILKDISFEAKPGETVAFVGHTGAGKTTIINLISRFYNYDEGNIKLDGHDLKDIKRSNLRKHMAFVLQDSFLFHATIMENIRYGRLEATDQEVIQAAKDANAHDFIEKLPDGYDTVLDQTGSGISQGQKQLLTIARALLAEPAILVLDEATSNIDTITELKIQEALTYLMEGRTSFVVAHRLNTIQEADKIIMLEHGKIIEAGSHDELLAQEGNYYQLYQGQLLEKAN, via the coding sequence ATGCGGAATAATTCATTCACAGAGCCTTTTCAATATAAGCGAATTCCCTTAGAAAAACTTTCCAAGGAGAAAAAACGGAAAGCAAATGATGCCAAAGGAACCATTAAGCGAATTACTTCCTATTTGATGCGGGAAAAAACAAAACTGGCACTAGTTATTTTCATGGTCGTTCTTAGCTCTGGGCTTAGTTTACTTGGTCCATTCATGATTGGGATGGCCATCGATGATTTCATCGTTACAAAACAAACGGCCGGCTTAGGCATTCTCTTAGTATGGCTTATTGTCATCTATCTTTTCCATTCCCTATCCATCTTTTTGCAGAATTATTGGATGGTAGGGATTGCACAAAATACGGTTTATTCATTAAGAAAGGATTTATTCTACCAGTTTCACCGCTTGCCCATTTCTTATTTTGACAAGAGGCAGCATGGGGAACTAATGAGTCGGATTACCAATGATATTGATAACGTAAATAACACGCTAAACCAATCGGTGATTCAGATTTTTTCCAGTGTACTAACTTTGGTTGGTACAATTGGAGTAATGCTATATCTAAGTCCAATTTTGACCGTTGTGACCATGTCCATTATTCCATTAATGTTTCTTGGCATGCGCTGGATCACCAAGCGTACAGGTCCTTTATATAAATTACAGCAAAAAGATCTTGGTGAAGTAAATGGCTATGTAGAGGAAATTGTATCCGGACAGTTAATAGTAAAAGCTTTTTCTCAGGAAGAACGAGTAATTGGAGAATTTGAAGAGCGAAATTCAAATTTAAACCGATCTGGGTTTTGGGCTTTGACTATTTCCGGGTTTATTCCGAAAGTAATGAACATGCTGAACTTCCTTAGCTTTGGATTAATTGCTCTTGTGGGTGGTATTTTGGCCATTAAGGGGTTCATTACTGTTGGTGTCATTGTCATTTTCACCGAATACGCACGTCAGTTTACCAGGCCATTGAATGAGTTGTCCAACCAGTTCAATATCCTTCTTTCAGCCATTGCTGGTGCGGAACGGGTTTTCCAAGTCATTGATGAACCTCAAGAAGAAGCAGATGAAGATAGTGCTATTGAATTAAATACAACCAATGGACATATTGTTTTTGATCATGTTTCCTTCGGTTACGAGGAAGATGCCATTTTAAAGGATATTAGCTTTGAGGCGAAACCTGGTGAAACCGTTGCTTTTGTCGGCCATACAGGGGCGGGAAAAACCACGATAATAAATTTAATTTCCCGTTTTTACAATTATGATGAAGGTAATATAAAACTTGATGGACATGACTTAAAAGATATTAAACGTTCCAATCTCCGGAAACACATGGCTTTTGTACTGCAGGACTCCTTTCTTTTCCATGCTACAATAATGGAAAATATCCGTTATGGCCGCTTGGAAGCAACCGATCAGGAGGTAATTCAAGCTGCAAAGGATGCCAATGCACATGATTTTATTGAAAAACTTCCTGATGGCTACGATACTGTTCTGGATCAAACTGGTAGCGGGATCAGCCAGGGACAGAAGCAGCTGTTAACCATTGCTCGTGCTTTATTAGCAGAGCCTGCCATATTAGTTCTTGATGAAGCAACAAGTAATATTGATACCATTACCGAATTAAAAATTCAAGAAGCACTAACATACCTCATGGAGGGGAGAACCAGTTTTGTTGTAGCACACCGCTTGAATACCATCCAAGAAGCGGATAAAATTATCATGCTGGAGCACGGAAAGATTATTGAAGCAGGCAGCCATGATGAACTACTCGCACAAGAAGGCAACTACTACCAACTTTATCAGGGGCAATTATTGGAAAAAGCAAACTAG
- a CDS encoding ABC transporter ATP-binding protein encodes MRTVLSYIKPYKFAAIFAFLLMLIELAVELLLPFFLGKMINDGVVTKDMSNIVMWGSIMIGLAFTAFIAGIINSFYASHAAWGFAHDIREKLFAKIQAFSFASLNKFPTSGLVTRFTNDVRQVQNTIFMALRIMAKAPLIVIGGVIMAFVVDARLAFIFLITVPLLVGFILWVLKVASKMFDQVQTKVDQVNRVMQENLAGMRLIKAFFRREHEESRFTTSNEELATETRRTFRFVEASMPVLLFVMNLSLIFIIWYGNAQAIAGQTSVGDVVTIVNYAMRVAMSISMFTFIIMAFSRMRASANRLEAVLAEEVASETNENANKEVTVTEGKISFNEVSFAYPTAKEIVLKNISFTVNPGEKLAIIGATGAGKTSLFQLIPRLFDTTKGEVHIDDQLVDTYTLDHLRGSIGFVPQSPLLFTGSITENIAWGKQDATKNEIIQAAKDAQIHDTIMDLPNQYDTKIGQKGVNLSGGQKQRISIARALIREPKILMLDDSTSALDLATESRLLEAVDDYDCTILIITQKISTATSADRILLMDEGNVLALGTHQELLKQSELYRRIVESQFGKEYAYAE; translated from the coding sequence ATGAGAACAGTTCTTTCCTATATTAAACCATATAAATTTGCTGCTATTTTTGCATTTCTTTTAATGCTTATTGAGCTGGCGGTTGAGTTATTACTCCCGTTTTTCCTAGGTAAAATGATTAATGATGGTGTTGTTACGAAGGACATGTCCAATATTGTGATGTGGGGCAGCATTATGATAGGTCTTGCCTTCACTGCATTTATCGCAGGTATCATTAACTCCTTTTATGCATCACATGCTGCTTGGGGATTTGCCCATGATATAAGGGAAAAGCTATTTGCTAAAATCCAGGCTTTTTCCTTTGCAAGCTTGAATAAGTTTCCGACATCTGGGCTGGTCACTCGATTTACTAATGATGTTCGTCAGGTACAAAACACTATATTCATGGCACTAAGGATTATGGCTAAGGCGCCACTCATCGTAATTGGTGGGGTCATCATGGCATTTGTCGTGGATGCACGGTTAGCATTTATTTTCCTTATTACAGTACCATTGCTTGTTGGATTTATTTTATGGGTGTTGAAAGTCGCCAGTAAAATGTTTGACCAGGTACAGACAAAAGTCGATCAAGTGAACCGTGTTATGCAGGAAAATTTGGCCGGCATGCGTTTAATTAAGGCATTCTTTCGTCGTGAACATGAAGAATCCCGTTTTACTACTTCAAATGAAGAACTGGCGACAGAGACACGACGGACCTTCCGTTTTGTGGAAGCATCCATGCCTGTCTTGTTATTCGTAATGAATTTAAGCCTGATTTTTATAATCTGGTATGGAAACGCCCAGGCAATTGCAGGTCAAACATCTGTTGGTGATGTTGTGACGATCGTCAACTATGCTATGCGTGTAGCTATGTCCATTTCCATGTTTACATTTATCATTATGGCTTTTTCCCGCATGCGTGCATCTGCCAATCGATTGGAAGCTGTGCTTGCCGAGGAGGTTGCTTCAGAAACGAATGAAAATGCCAACAAGGAAGTAACAGTTACAGAAGGGAAAATTTCCTTCAATGAAGTATCTTTCGCGTATCCTACCGCAAAGGAAATAGTACTTAAAAATATTTCCTTTACAGTAAATCCAGGCGAGAAGCTCGCAATTATCGGGGCCACCGGTGCTGGAAAAACTTCGCTATTCCAGTTGATTCCACGCTTGTTTGATACAACAAAAGGAGAAGTTCATATTGATGATCAGCTCGTGGATACTTACACATTAGATCATCTTCGTGGAAGTATTGGTTTTGTGCCGCAAAGTCCTTTGCTTTTTACTGGTTCCATTACCGAGAATATTGCATGGGGAAAGCAGGATGCTACAAAAAATGAAATTATCCAAGCAGCGAAGGATGCTCAAATCCATGATACGATCATGGACTTACCTAATCAGTATGATACCAAAATCGGTCAAAAAGGGGTCAATCTTTCAGGTGGGCAAAAGCAGCGTATTTCCATTGCACGTGCATTAATTCGCGAACCAAAAATTCTTATGCTGGATGATAGTACAAGTGCACTCGACCTCGCAACAGAATCTCGCTTACTGGAAGCAGTAGATGACTATGATTGCACTATCCTGATTATTACTCAAAAGATATCAACTGCAACAAGTGCGGATCGCATTTTACTAATGGATGAAGGAAATGTATTGGCACTTGGAACACATCAAGAACTATTAAAACAGTCAGAGCTTTATAGACGCATCGTAGAATCTCAGTTTGGAAAGGAGTATGCATATGCGGAATAA
- a CDS encoding catalase, translating to MDKDKSSRHHNPADNLKNEQLDRYRVQNTGKPMTTNQGRKISNDSETLKAGERGPSLHEDWHYFEKMSHFVQEEQPERVVHARGYSAHGEFECYQSMRHVTKAGFLQEPGKKTPLTVRFSTVQGPRGSYDTARDLRCKGVKFYTEEGNYDLTTIAMPVLINQDPMKFPDALHAYQAKPDDDIPTASGAHDYFWDYVANNPEALHMVEWIMSDRGIVRSYRMMETWSINTYLFVNDKDVATFVRFVWKPVLGTHSLLQDEALKIGGLDPDFHRRDLREAIDKGAYPEYELGVQLIPLEDEFKYDFDILDPAKFWPEELIPVQLIGKMTLNINIDNYHTESEQVAFNPANVVPGIGFSNDPVLQGRLIAYHMAQVHRMGPNFQELPINKPICPFHNNQRRGPMRYRIDVDQVNYHENSLANNTPYTTPPEAGGYEHYPKKVEGHVVRGRSESFNDFFSQPRIFWNSLTSVEKQHTIQGFSYQLGKVESKSVRQQNVDLLANVDNDLACIVADNIGVERPTGSQVPVSTSYPSLSQAKTSPYYAYTQKVGVLIGDGFNGPEVANVLQFLQQNGVFIKIISDNLGTVTGSDGTKLKVDDTFLTSSPYLVDSLYVVGGNVKQQEKFMQEVLDYVHHAYKHYKPIGVATSGQSYIHTSKSNNLAGVVFAANNPDFGKDFVAAIAQQRFWNRT from the coding sequence ATGGATAAAGATAAATCATCAAGACATCACAACCCGGCTGACAACCTAAAAAATGAGCAGCTGGATCGGTACCGCGTGCAAAATACCGGGAAGCCAATGACGACAAATCAAGGAAGAAAAATATCAAATGACTCGGAGACATTAAAAGCTGGCGAGCGAGGACCTTCATTACATGAAGACTGGCATTATTTTGAGAAAATGTCTCATTTTGTTCAGGAAGAGCAACCGGAAAGAGTTGTTCATGCAAGAGGGTATAGTGCGCATGGAGAGTTTGAGTGTTATCAATCGATGAGGCATGTAACAAAAGCAGGATTTTTACAGGAACCAGGTAAGAAAACTCCTTTAACTGTGCGTTTTTCTACCGTTCAAGGGCCTAGAGGTTCTTATGATACGGCAAGGGATTTGCGGTGTAAGGGTGTTAAGTTTTATACAGAAGAAGGAAATTACGATTTGACAACAATTGCAATGCCTGTACTAATTAACCAAGACCCAATGAAGTTTCCGGATGCGTTACACGCATACCAAGCAAAGCCAGATGATGATATACCAACAGCTTCAGGTGCACATGACTACTTCTGGGATTATGTAGCAAACAATCCGGAGGCACTTCATATGGTTGAATGGATCATGTCGGACAGGGGAATTGTGAGAAGTTACCGCATGATGGAAACTTGGTCTATTAATACGTATTTATTTGTGAATGATAAGGATGTTGCAACATTTGTGCGATTTGTCTGGAAACCTGTGCTTGGTACGCATTCCCTGCTTCAGGATGAGGCTTTAAAAATCGGTGGACTTGATCCGGATTTCCACCGTAGAGACTTACGAGAAGCGATTGATAAGGGAGCATATCCGGAGTATGAATTAGGTGTACAGTTAATTCCTTTAGAAGATGAGTTTAAATATGATTTTGATATTCTTGATCCTGCGAAGTTCTGGCCGGAAGAACTTATTCCTGTTCAACTTATCGGAAAAATGACATTAAATATTAATATTGATAATTACCATACAGAATCTGAACAAGTGGCCTTTAACCCTGCAAATGTGGTGCCTGGAATAGGCTTCTCCAACGATCCTGTGTTACAGGGGAGATTGATTGCATATCATATGGCACAAGTACACCGAATGGGTCCGAACTTCCAAGAGTTACCGATAAACAAACCAATTTGCCCATTTCATAATAATCAGCGCCGAGGACCTATGAGGTATCGAATTGACGTAGACCAGGTAAACTATCATGAAAATTCGTTAGCAAATAACACGCCTTATACAACACCTCCAGAGGCAGGAGGGTATGAGCATTATCCAAAGAAAGTGGAAGGGCATGTTGTGCGTGGACGGAGTGAATCATTCAATGATTTCTTTTCACAACCGAGGATCTTTTGGAACAGCTTAACCTCGGTTGAAAAGCAGCATACGATTCAAGGATTCAGTTATCAGCTTGGAAAGGTAGAAAGTAAATCTGTCCGCCAGCAAAACGTTGATCTTTTGGCAAATGTAGACAATGATTTGGCATGTATTGTAGCTGATAATATTGGTGTGGAACGTCCAACCGGCTCACAGGTTCCTGTTTCAACAAGCTATCCTTCTCTTAGTCAAGCAAAAACTTCTCCTTATTATGCATACACGCAAAAGGTAGGTGTGTTGATTGGAGATGGATTCAACGGTCCCGAGGTAGCAAACGTGCTTCAATTCTTACAGCAGAACGGTGTATTCATTAAAATAATCAGTGACAATCTTGGGACAGTTACTGGAAGTGATGGAACGAAGCTGAAGGTGGATGACACGTTTCTTACTTCAAGCCCTTATTTGGTTGACTCTCTTTATGTTGTTGGCGGAAATGTGAAGCAACAGGAGAAATTTATGCAGGAAGTATTGGATTACGTCCATCATGCTTATAAACATTATAAACCTATTGGGGTTGCGACGAGCGGGCAGTCTTATATTCACACATCAAAAAGTAATAATTTAGCTGGAGTAGTTTTTGCTGCCAACAATCCAGACTTTGGAAAAGATTTTGTGGCAGCTATTGCTCAACAACGTTTTTGGAATAGAACATAA
- a CDS encoding metal ABC transporter solute-binding protein, Zn/Mn family, whose amino-acid sequence MLVVFLISVLSGCSNPTSSSTGSTDGEATKENKSLLKVYTTLYPLEFFTKQIGGNKVEVESILPPGADAHTFEPDSKQMVEIAKADLFIYNNKQMEGYAKSIGEALQTEDVETLEASAGIELLSYTDEHILEEAVHGDEHEHGEDEHHHDGDHSAEEHGQEQQHDETADHSHHHGDEDPHVWLDPIRSIELARHIKDKLIEIDPESKEAFEANFAALKTKLEELDTDYKKQLNSMEENEILVTHAAYGYWEDTYGLRQIAISGLSPSNEPSQKQLKKVIDIVKDHQINYLLFEQNVEPRVAKIIQKETNVRSLYIHNLSVLTESDIENTEDYFTLMQQNLETLVKALQ is encoded by the coding sequence ATGCTGGTCGTATTTCTTATTTCTGTATTGAGTGGATGTAGTAATCCGACATCTAGTTCGACTGGTTCTACAGATGGGGAAGCTACAAAAGAAAATAAGTCGTTGTTAAAGGTATATACGACATTATATCCATTAGAATTTTTTACAAAGCAGATTGGTGGTAACAAGGTGGAGGTTGAATCAATACTACCTCCAGGAGCAGATGCACACACATTTGAACCAGATTCTAAACAAATGGTTGAAATTGCTAAAGCAGATCTGTTTATATATAACAATAAACAAATGGAAGGTTATGCCAAAAGCATAGGTGAAGCCTTGCAAACAGAGGATGTGGAGACATTAGAAGCGAGTGCTGGTATAGAACTGCTCAGTTATACGGATGAACATATTCTTGAAGAGGCAGTTCATGGTGATGAACATGAGCATGGGGAAGATGAGCATCATCATGATGGGGATCATTCAGCAGAAGAACATGGGCAAGAACAACAACACGACGAAACAGCGGATCACAGTCACCATCATGGGGATGAGGATCCACATGTTTGGCTGGATCCAATTCGTTCTATAGAACTAGCACGCCATATAAAAGATAAATTAATTGAAATAGATCCAGAATCTAAAGAAGCATTTGAAGCTAATTTTGCAGCATTAAAAACAAAACTGGAAGAGCTGGATACTGATTACAAAAAGCAACTTAACTCCATGGAGGAAAATGAGATATTAGTTACTCATGCTGCGTATGGATACTGGGAGGATACATATGGATTAAGACAAATAGCAATTTCAGGGCTTTCACCATCCAATGAACCTTCTCAAAAACAACTGAAGAAAGTGATCGATATAGTTAAAGATCATCAAATCAACTACTTGCTATTCGAACAGAATGTAGAGCCGCGTGTTGCTAAAATAATTCAAAAGGAGACAAATGTCCGTTCATTGTATATTCATAACTTGTCTGTATTAACTGAGTCTGATATTGAAAATACCGAAGACTATTTTACACTTATGCAACAAAATCTGGAAACATTAGTGAAGGCATTACAGTAA
- a CDS encoding PH domain-containing protein, translating to MRADVAYVKACVLTDRESIQVSMRCAMKIFIYRQVYRPGMLVATEQRLIFLADSTRGNELMESFEYKDIKEIRKKRGLINSQIVLRHKNDIVKFSRILTDNDERLVKVVREMMLKIC from the coding sequence ATGCGTGCAGATGTGGCATATGTGAAAGCATGCGTGTTAACTGATCGAGAATCAATACAAGTCAGTATGCGCTGTGCGATGAAAATATTTATTTACAGGCAGGTGTATAGGCCTGGAATGCTTGTTGCCACAGAACAGCGATTAATTTTTCTAGCTGATTCTACTAGAGGCAATGAACTAATGGAGTCATTTGAATATAAGGATATAAAAGAGATACGTAAAAAACGAGGATTGATTAACTCGCAGATTGTCCTAAGGCATAAAAATGATATAGTGAAATTTTCTCGGATTTTAACTGATAATGATGAACGATTGGTTAAAGTGGTTAGAGAAATGATGTTAAAAATCTGTTAA
- a CDS encoding GNAT family N-acetyltransferase — MLWFRPINVDRDRDLVLAFRKDSFVVSFGNENDFHEEEYLEWLKDKQMDESTDFVLVQEGDAYIGQLELSIRQYEGKRVGYVHLYYLIPDKRGKGLGAKLHTYAENFFRSQGVSEYHLRVSPTNTSALSFYRKLGLTVIGEELDGKVTRMRGQVSGGNVNGRTAFHK, encoded by the coding sequence ATGCTGTGGTTTAGACCGATAAATGTAGATAGGGATAGGGACCTTGTGCTTGCATTTCGAAAGGATTCATTTGTAGTAAGCTTTGGAAATGAGAACGATTTTCATGAAGAGGAATATCTGGAATGGCTGAAAGATAAACAGATGGACGAATCAACTGACTTTGTACTGGTACAAGAAGGGGACGCTTATATTGGGCAATTGGAGCTATCCATTCGGCAGTATGAAGGGAAGCGTGTAGGTTATGTTCATCTGTATTACTTGATCCCCGATAAAAGAGGGAAAGGATTGGGTGCGAAATTGCACACCTATGCGGAGAATTTTTTCAGGAGTCAAGGGGTTAGCGAATACCACTTACGCGTTTCACCGACGAATACATCAGCTTTATCTTTTTACCGAAAATTAGGGTTAACTGTAATTGGTGAAGAATTGGATGGAAAAGTGACTCGAATGAGAGGACAAGTAAGTGGGGGAAATGTTAATGGAAGAACAGCTTTTCATAAATGA